From Xyrauchen texanus isolate HMW12.3.18 chromosome 12, RBS_HiC_50CHRs, whole genome shotgun sequence, one genomic window encodes:
- the LOC127653383 gene encoding prohibitin 1: MAKLFESIGKLGLALAVGGGVVNSALFNVDAGHRAVIFDRFRGVQDAIVGEGTHFLIPWVQKPIIFDCRARPRNVPVITGSKDLQNVNITLRILFRPVAAQLPRIFTSIGEDYDERVLPSITTEVLKAVVARFDAGELITQRELVSRQVSEDLTERASTFGLILDDVSLTHLTFGKEFTEAVEMKQVAQQDAERARFVVEKAEQQKQATIISAEGDSQAALLIADSLAVAGDGLVELRKLEAAEDIAFQLSRSRNVTYLPTGQGTLLQLPQ, encoded by the exons ATGGCGAAACTCTTTGAGTCGATTGGAAAATTGGGATTGGCCTTGGCCGTTGGAGGAGGTGTAGTTAACTCCGCTCTATTTAACG TTGACGCAGGTCACAGGGCTGTCATCTTCGACCGCTTTCGAGGTGTCCAAGATGCCATCGTTGGGGAGGGCACACACTTCCTTATTCCCTGGGTGCAGAAACCAATTATTTTTGACTGCAGGGCCCGTCCACGCAACGTGCCTGTTATCACTGGTAGCAAAG ATTTACAGAATGTGAACATCACCCTGAGAATCCTTTTCCGGCCAGTTGCTGCACAGCTGCCAAGGATTTTCACCAGCATTGGAGAGGACTATGATGAGAGAGTGCTGCCCTCAATCACTACTGAAGTGTTGAAAGCTGTAGTG GCCCGTTTTGATGCTGGCGAGCTCATCACTCAGAGAGAGCTGGTGTCTAGGCAGGTCAGTGAGGATCTGACAGAAAGAGCATCCACCTTTGGCCTTATTCTTGACGACGTCTCCCTG ACACATCTGACATTTGGCAAGGAGTTCACAGAGGCTGTTGAGATGAAGCAGGTTGCACAGCAGGATGCAGAGAGAGCCAGATTTGTCGTAGAAAAG GCCGAGCAACAGAAGCAGGCAACCATTATATCAGCGGAAGGAGACTCCCAGGCTGCTCTGTTGATCGCTGATTCTCTGGCAGTAGCTGGTGATGGTCTGGTGGAGCTGAGAAAGTTGGAGGCAGCTGAGGACATCGCATTCCAGCTTAGCCGCTCTCGCAATGTCACTTACCTCCCAACTGGACAGGGCACGCTCCTGCAGTTACCGCAGTGA